The proteins below are encoded in one region of Qipengyuania pelagi:
- a CDS encoding cytochrome P450, with protein sequence MNHSIKQSEELIPQGPVDSTLHFLRRPYDFVSTVCSRTGGDMFETRLLLRRTVCLRGEAAAEMFYDKTRMSRDGAMPEPVRATLTGKGGVQGLDGERHLRRKEMFVSLLTQERVEALGEKFEKMWLAQLPAWTRETQVIFYEALHPILAEAVCDWAGVPLPAEERIKRTRDLVLLFDRAAALGLGHFQARRARSRSEAWLARIIKDVRDSRLVPHAESALAVIAGHRDENGALLSPKIAAVELLNVLRPTVAASVYITLLAHALHSFPDLAPTPASDRSEMGYFVQEVRRFYPFFPAVAARSRKDFRWRNVRFPAGRRFLLDLHATNTDPHLWNEPETFNPERFREEGISAFALIPQGGGDVPKNHRCPGETVVLEVMERALRMLLCEMEYRLPPQDLRIDRSRMPALPGSKIILEDIRRSERSLKET encoded by the coding sequence ATGAATCATTCCATAAAACAGAGCGAAGAACTCATACCGCAAGGGCCCGTCGACAGCACACTCCATTTCCTGAGACGGCCCTATGACTTCGTAAGCACGGTCTGCTCGCGAACCGGTGGCGATATGTTCGAAACCCGCCTGTTGCTCCGGCGGACTGTGTGCCTGCGCGGCGAAGCTGCGGCCGAGATGTTCTACGATAAAACGCGAATGTCGCGCGACGGCGCGATGCCGGAACCGGTTCGGGCGACTTTGACTGGCAAGGGCGGAGTCCAGGGTCTGGATGGCGAGCGGCATCTGCGGCGCAAGGAAATGTTCGTGTCGTTGCTGACGCAAGAGCGTGTCGAGGCTCTGGGAGAGAAATTCGAAAAAATGTGGTTGGCCCAGCTCCCGGCATGGACCCGGGAAACGCAGGTAATCTTCTACGAAGCGCTGCATCCCATATTGGCCGAAGCAGTGTGCGACTGGGCCGGAGTGCCACTACCGGCTGAAGAGCGCATCAAGCGAACTCGCGACCTTGTTCTACTCTTCGACCGCGCGGCCGCGCTCGGCTTGGGCCATTTTCAAGCCCGGCGCGCTCGCAGCCGGTCCGAAGCGTGGCTCGCTCGCATCATCAAGGATGTGCGCGATAGCCGTCTGGTCCCACACGCTGAATCCGCGCTGGCTGTGATCGCTGGGCACCGGGATGAGAATGGCGCGCTGCTAAGTCCCAAGATCGCCGCCGTCGAACTGCTGAACGTTCTGCGCCCAACCGTCGCAGCGTCTGTCTATATCACTCTCCTGGCGCATGCTCTCCATTCGTTTCCCGATTTGGCTCCGACCCCTGCATCCGATCGCTCTGAGATGGGCTATTTCGTCCAGGAAGTGCGCCGGTTCTATCCCTTCTTTCCTGCGGTCGCTGCCAGAAGCCGAAAGGACTTCCGGTGGCGAAATGTCCGTTTTCCCGCCGGGCGACGTTTCCTGCTCGACTTGCACGCAACCAACACTGATCCTCATCTCTGGAACGAGCCGGAAACCTTCAATCCGGAGCGCTTTCGCGAGGAAGGCATTTCCGCGTTCGCATTGATCCCTCAGGGCGGCGGCGATGTCCCGAAAAATCATCGCTGCCCCGGCGAGACGGTCGTGCTCGAAGTGATGGAGCGCGCGTTGCGAATGCTTCTTTGCGAAATGGAATATCGGCTTCCCCCGCAGGATCTGCGCATCGATCGTTCCCGGATGCCGGCGCTGCCAGGCAGCAAGATCATTCTCGAGGATATCCGGCGCAGTGAGCGGTCTTTGAAAGAGACTTGA
- a CDS encoding peroxiredoxin, which produces MTLQLGDTAPDFEADTTDGTLKFHEWMSDDWAVLFSHPADFTPVCTTELGEVARLKPEFDKRGVKVIGLSVDPLEDHRSWAGDIAETQGHALNFPLIADPDREIADLYGMIHPQADDTLTVRSVFVIGSDKKVKLTLTYPASTGRNFEEILRVIDSLQLTADHSVATPVNWQHGEDVIIVPSLSDEEAREKFPKGWETVKPYLRVTPQPQD; this is translated from the coding sequence ATGACACTTCAACTTGGCGACACCGCACCCGATTTCGAGGCCGACACAACCGATGGCACGCTCAAGTTCCATGAATGGATGAGTGACGACTGGGCGGTGCTGTTCTCGCACCCTGCGGATTTCACTCCTGTTTGCACAACGGAACTTGGTGAGGTTGCCCGCCTGAAACCGGAATTCGACAAACGCGGCGTTAAAGTGATCGGTCTCAGCGTTGATCCACTCGAAGACCACCGATCCTGGGCAGGCGACATAGCCGAAACCCAGGGTCATGCTCTCAACTTTCCGCTGATCGCGGACCCGGATCGTGAAATCGCCGATCTCTATGGAATGATCCATCCACAGGCCGACGACACTCTTACCGTACGCTCGGTCTTCGTAATCGGATCCGATAAAAAGGTGAAACTTACGCTGACCTATCCCGCGAGCACGGGTCGAAATTTCGAAGAGATCCTGCGGGTCATCGATTCGCTGCAACTGACAGCCGACCACAGCGTGGCCACGCCTGTTAACTGGCAGCATGGCGAGGACGTCATCATCGTGCCCTCGCTCAGCGATGAAGAAGCGCGTGAGAAATTCCCCAAAGGCTGGGAGACGGTAAAACCTTATCTGCGCGTCACACCGCAACCGCAGGATTGA
- a CDS encoding AraC family transcriptional regulator, producing MMLGFGWALLDAQTGENRPHSHLAHQISLSLVDSCSINADRDLRLSPGEAVLIPATTVHRLTPSGAILRNLYVDPFFMGTRDLNKSVGLERLSTAEANALALVGSGNEARKWMEGFLNRKGSNQIDPRLRSTLQRIEPGASPSELAKAVGVSTTRMREIAIRDFGVPTTKLLQWLQVQRAIEGFHQSHSLAAAAAAGGFSDQAHFTRRLVEWFGVTPSQGLAKIEITIVR from the coding sequence ATGATGCTCGGATTTGGCTGGGCACTTCTCGACGCCCAAACAGGAGAGAACCGTCCGCACAGTCATCTGGCACACCAGATCAGTCTTTCGCTGGTCGACTCTTGCAGCATTAACGCTGACCGAGATCTTCGCTTGTCGCCCGGTGAAGCTGTTCTCATCCCTGCCACCACGGTTCACCGCTTGACGCCATCCGGTGCCATCCTGCGAAATCTGTATGTCGATCCGTTTTTCATGGGAACCCGTGACCTCAACAAGAGTGTTGGACTGGAACGGCTTTCGACCGCTGAAGCGAATGCATTGGCTCTGGTTGGATCTGGGAACGAGGCACGCAAATGGATGGAAGGCTTTTTGAACCGGAAGGGTTCGAACCAAATCGACCCGCGCCTCCGCTCTACGCTGCAACGGATCGAACCCGGGGCGTCACCTTCGGAATTGGCCAAAGCCGTCGGTGTTTCGACCACGCGGATGCGGGAAATTGCGATTCGAGATTTTGGAGTGCCGACGACCAAGCTCCTGCAATGGTTGCAAGTTCAGCGTGCCATCGAAGGTTTCCACCAGTCTCATAGTCTAGCTGCCGCCGCGGCCGCAGGTGGGTTTTCCGATCAAGCGCATTTTACCCGTCGTTTGGTCGAATGGTTCGGCGTGACGCCATCACAGGGTCTCGCAAAAATCGAGATTACCATCGTGCGTTAA
- a CDS encoding sterol desaturase family protein has product MAVFRYLYGPLYFFGFVGGATAIVSSGSSPAWLFVLIIAAIGSSLAAERIAPFENQWNSSHGDGRRDILHALVNEGSLVAMVLLLPLITSLVPWESAWPKTLPLWADVAMAIVLLDVGITLAHFASHRVSFLWRFHAVHHSVRRMYGFNGLLKHPVHQFIEVTAGALPWLLLGIPLDVAAVASFAVLIQLQLQHSNVDMRVGPLAYIWAVAPVHRHHHLASETDGDVNFGLFLTLWDVLLGTARFGSSQHIRAGAIGLAGIEDYPDAYLAQLAEPFRKQAQSLPELGPQSERQA; this is encoded by the coding sequence ATGGCCGTTTTTCGTTATCTCTATGGCCCGCTCTATTTTTTCGGCTTTGTCGGGGGCGCTACGGCGATCGTGTCCTCGGGTAGTTCGCCGGCCTGGTTGTTCGTTCTGATCATCGCCGCGATTGGGTCCTCGCTCGCCGCCGAGCGTATCGCGCCTTTCGAAAACCAGTGGAACTCGAGCCATGGCGATGGCCGTAGAGACATTTTGCATGCCCTCGTGAATGAAGGATCTCTTGTGGCTATGGTGCTGCTTCTTCCGCTCATCACAAGCCTTGTCCCTTGGGAATCAGCCTGGCCAAAGACGCTGCCCTTATGGGCCGATGTAGCAATGGCTATTGTACTCCTCGACGTGGGGATTACCCTTGCCCATTTCGCCAGTCACAGGGTTTCGTTTCTCTGGCGTTTTCACGCCGTGCATCATTCGGTACGCCGCATGTACGGCTTCAACGGGCTACTGAAGCATCCAGTCCACCAGTTCATCGAGGTTACCGCCGGTGCGTTGCCCTGGCTTCTTCTGGGAATCCCTCTCGATGTCGCCGCCGTGGCTTCCTTTGCGGTGCTGATACAGCTCCAGTTACAGCACTCGAACGTCGACATGCGGGTCGGGCCGTTGGCATATATCTGGGCCGTCGCTCCAGTCCATCGGCACCACCACCTCGCATCCGAAACGGACGGCGACGTCAATTTCGGTCTCTTCTTGACGCTCTGGGATGTTCTGCTTGGTACAGCGCGCTTTGGGTCGAGCCAGCATATCAGAGCGGGGGCGATTGGCCTCGCTGGCATCGAAGATTATCCGGATGCCTATCTAGCACAGTTGGCCGAACCATTTAGAAAGCAGGCACAGTCTCTGCCGGAGCTCGGCCCACAAAGCGAGAGACAGGCATGA